The following proteins are encoded in a genomic region of Galbibacter sp. BG1:
- a CDS encoding AAA family ATPase, which translates to MEEELKQKSGDLIKVVMFGPESTGKTTLAQALAKHYHTQWVPEFMRSYLQEKWDNEKKVCEPKDMLPIAKGQVALENKISNSAQNILFCDTNLLELKVYSEAYYNGFCEPIIEKYALQHKYDLYFLTYIDVPWEKDDLRDKPNDREAMFSKFESALKTNNLNYVLLTGDFKTRMQTAINHVEKLIKKNDDTHRSR; encoded by the coding sequence ATGGAAGAAGAACTTAAACAAAAATCCGGAGACCTTATTAAAGTAGTGATGTTCGGCCCCGAATCTACGGGGAAGACCACTTTGGCGCAAGCGCTGGCAAAACACTACCATACCCAATGGGTTCCTGAATTTATGCGTAGCTATTTGCAAGAAAAATGGGATAACGAAAAAAAGGTTTGTGAACCAAAAGACATGCTCCCCATCGCCAAAGGACAGGTTGCTTTAGAAAATAAAATCTCTAATAGTGCTCAAAATATCCTTTTTTGCGATACTAACTTGTTGGAACTAAAAGTATATTCAGAAGCATATTACAATGGGTTTTGCGAACCAATAATTGAAAAATATGCGCTGCAACATAAATACGATTTGTATTTTTTAACGTATATTGATGTTCCTTGGGAAAAGGACGATCTTCGAGATAAACCTAACGATCGCGAAGCAATGTTTTCCAAGTTTGAAAGTGCCCTCAAAACCAACAATTTAAATTATGTGCTGCTAACAGGGGACTTCAAAACCCGAATGCAGACAGCTATTAATCATGTAGAAAAACTTATTAAAAAGAATGATGACACTCACCGAAGCCGATAA
- a CDS encoding DUF4301 family protein, with amino-acid sequence MMTLTEADKKQLKEKGIEVKRVKEQIETFKKGIPFVNLIAAATIDHGIHKFSDKEKKKYIALFESKKDALNLLKFVPASGAATRMFKALFQFLNNYNPANETINAYVNREKADIIRTFFIGVEKFPFYESVIKRFVEKHPDFLNLPDHFQKYYFIKILLDQDEFDYGSSPKGLLPFHKYKTHPATAFEEHMYEAALYDESNGTAKLHFTISKEHNNDFDDEMDKIQNRVKEKTGVSFDTTFSFQKESTDTIAVTMKNEPFRLETGEILFRPGGHGALIENLNDQDADIIFIKNIDNVVVYKYKHEVAEYKKVLAGKLLEVQEKAFEYARLLDETTPDEKKIDEIKEFLKKELNVHVKPDVDKYKEVYQIEFLKEKLNAPIRICGMVKNEGEPGGGPFWIKDEDGNISLQIVETPQIDTNNKFQLDIVKGATHFNPVDIVCSIKNYKGEKYNLLDYVNPQQAFITTKTKEGKELKALELPGLWNGGMAFWNTIFVEVPLTTFNPVKTVVDLLKPAHQVKDK; translated from the coding sequence ATGATGACACTCACCGAAGCCGATAAAAAGCAATTAAAAGAAAAAGGAATTGAGGTAAAACGAGTAAAAGAACAAATAGAAACTTTTAAAAAAGGGATTCCATTTGTAAATCTTATTGCGGCAGCCACCATAGATCATGGGATTCATAAATTTTCTGATAAGGAAAAGAAAAAATACATAGCGCTTTTTGAAAGTAAAAAAGATGCACTTAACTTATTAAAATTTGTTCCTGCATCTGGAGCGGCTACTAGAATGTTTAAAGCTCTTTTTCAGTTTTTAAACAATTATAACCCTGCCAATGAAACCATTAATGCTTACGTAAATAGGGAAAAGGCAGATATCATTAGAACATTTTTTATCGGGGTGGAAAAGTTTCCATTCTACGAGTCGGTTATTAAGCGTTTTGTGGAAAAACATCCCGACTTTTTAAACTTGCCAGATCATTTTCAGAAATATTATTTTATCAAAATCCTCTTGGATCAAGATGAATTCGATTATGGTTCGAGTCCGAAAGGGTTGCTGCCTTTTCATAAATATAAAACCCATCCGGCGACAGCTTTTGAAGAACATATGTACGAGGCTGCTTTGTACGATGAGTCCAATGGAACGGCAAAACTTCATTTTACCATTTCCAAGGAACACAATAACGATTTTGATGATGAAATGGATAAGATTCAGAATCGGGTAAAAGAAAAAACAGGTGTTTCTTTCGATACCACCTTTTCTTTTCAGAAGGAATCTACAGATACTATTGCCGTAACTATGAAGAACGAACCTTTTCGTTTGGAAACAGGTGAAATTTTATTTAGACCAGGAGGTCATGGTGCGTTGATAGAAAATTTAAACGATCAAGATGCCGATATTATTTTTATAAAGAATATCGACAATGTTGTAGTTTACAAATACAAGCACGAAGTTGCAGAGTACAAAAAAGTATTAGCGGGAAAACTGTTGGAAGTTCAAGAAAAGGCCTTCGAATATGCTAGGTTATTGGATGAAACTACCCCCGATGAGAAAAAGATTGATGAAATAAAAGAATTCCTGAAAAAGGAATTAAATGTTCATGTAAAACCAGACGTGGATAAATACAAAGAGGTTTACCAAATAGAATTTTTAAAAGAAAAATTAAACGCTCCCATACGTATCTGCGGAATGGTAAAAAATGAAGGAGAACCCGGAGGGGGACCTTTTTGGATTAAAGATGAAGATGGAAATATTTCTTTACAAATTGTAGAAACCCCACAAATAGATACCAATAATAAGTTTCAATTGGATATTGTAAAAGGGGCCACACACTTTAATCCTGTCGATATTGTTTGTAGTATTAAAAATTATAAAGGGGAAAAGTACAACCTTTTAGATTATGTGAATCCACAACAAGCTTTTATTACCACCAAAACCAAAGAAGGCAAAGAACTAAAGGCACTGGAATTACCGGGCTTGTGGAATGGTGGAATGGCTTTTTGGAACACTATTTTTGTAGAAGTACCATTAACTACATTTAACCCTGTTAAAACGGTGGTAGATTTATTAAAACCAGCGCATCAAGTTAAAGATAAATAG
- the greA gene encoding transcription elongation factor GreA, whose translation MSKVSYYTEEGIKKLRAELEQLKSVERPKASQAIAEARDKGDLSENAEYDAAKEAQGLLEMRISKMEETLANARVIDESQLDTSKVLALSNVKIKNLNNGMEMKYKLVAESEADLKSGKISVNSPIGKGLLGKSVGEIAEVKVPNGILKFEILEITRD comes from the coding sequence ATGAGTAAAGTATCTTATTACACAGAAGAGGGCATAAAAAAATTAAGAGCAGAATTAGAGCAATTAAAAAGCGTGGAACGCCCAAAGGCATCTCAGGCAATAGCAGAAGCAAGGGATAAAGGGGATTTATCTGAAAATGCAGAATATGATGCCGCGAAGGAAGCACAAGGATTGTTGGAGATGAGAATTTCTAAGATGGAAGAAACATTGGCCAATGCCAGGGTTATAGACGAATCGCAATTAGACACCTCCAAAGTTTTAGCGCTTTCCAATGTAAAGATTAAGAACTTGAACAATGGTATGGAGATGAAATACAAATTGGTAGCAGAAAGCGAAGCTGATTTAAAAAGCGGAAAAATTTCTGTGAATTCTCCAATTGGGAAAGGACTTTTAGGGAAATCGGTAGGAGAAATAGCAGAGGTGAAAGTACCAAATGGAATTTTAAAATTTGAAATACTGGAAATTACAAGGGATTAA
- a CDS encoding exonuclease domain-containing protein: MKFAIIDVETTGLSGSGNKTTEIAIVIHDGKRIVNEYHTLVNPEALITRHVVGLTGIDNEMVATAPTFKEIASEVFELTKDCVFVAHNVNFDYNVIRNEFKSLGVDFSRKKLCTVRLSRKVFPGLRSYSLGKLCNYLEIPLFDRHRAKGDTDATVILFEMLLKNDSQGEIGKQLKSRNGEASLPALLAKETYYNLPERPGIYYFKNANGEIIYVGKAINIKKRVLSHFYDKKAKEIALCRETSHIDFEESGSELVALLMESAAIKHHYPKYNRAQKVSNKGYAILAYTNRKGIVQLGFNKSNLVLNPIALFFTVNECMQFLESITETFQLCPKYTQLISSGTAAGKCKHYRLTNCKGICEEKEAVEHYNKRVEEALNSIKIENKSFAIITKGKTLSEKAVVLIENGIYKGFGFLDETISISEFEEFRDYIKLQKNNSDVVKIVQQYILKNENAEVVYG; encoded by the coding sequence ATGAAGTTTGCCATAATAGATGTTGAAACTACAGGTTTAAGTGGAAGCGGTAATAAAACTACCGAAATCGCTATTGTTATTCACGATGGAAAAAGAATAGTGAATGAATACCATACCTTGGTTAATCCAGAGGCTTTAATAACCAGGCATGTTGTAGGTTTAACGGGTATCGATAATGAAATGGTAGCTACCGCGCCTACTTTTAAGGAAATTGCATCAGAGGTATTCGAACTTACCAAAGATTGCGTTTTTGTGGCTCATAATGTAAACTTCGATTACAATGTTATCCGCAATGAATTTAAAAGTCTGGGTGTAGATTTCAGCAGAAAAAAATTATGTACGGTGAGGCTCTCCAGAAAGGTTTTCCCAGGATTGCGTTCTTACAGTTTAGGTAAGCTATGCAATTATTTAGAAATCCCACTTTTCGATAGGCATCGAGCCAAAGGAGATACCGATGCGACCGTTATTTTATTTGAAATGCTGCTTAAAAATGATAGTCAAGGGGAGATAGGGAAACAACTGAAAAGCAGAAATGGAGAAGCTTCGCTGCCCGCTCTTTTGGCAAAAGAAACCTACTACAACTTACCCGAAAGACCAGGGATCTATTATTTTAAAAACGCCAATGGGGAAATTATATACGTGGGGAAGGCCATTAACATCAAAAAGCGTGTTCTTAGTCATTTTTACGATAAAAAAGCAAAAGAAATAGCCTTATGCAGGGAAACTTCACACATCGATTTCGAAGAATCGGGATCGGAGTTGGTGGCTTTGCTTATGGAATCTGCAGCTATTAAACATCATTACCCCAAATATAATAGAGCACAAAAGGTAAGTAATAAAGGTTACGCAATTCTAGCATATACTAATAGGAAAGGGATTGTACAGCTTGGTTTCAACAAATCTAATTTGGTTTTAAATCCTATTGCATTATTTTTCACGGTGAACGAATGCATGCAGTTTTTAGAATCAATAACCGAAACCTTTCAACTTTGTCCGAAATACACCCAACTAATTTCTTCAGGAACTGCAGCTGGGAAATGTAAGCATTACCGACTTACAAATTGCAAAGGTATCTGCGAAGAAAAGGAAGCCGTTGAACATTACAATAAAAGAGTTGAAGAAGCCCTGAATTCCATTAAAATTGAAAATAAAAGCTTTGCGATTATTACCAAGGGAAAAACTCTTTCTGAAAAGGCCGTGGTGTTGATTGAAAATGGAATCTATAAAGGTTTCGGGTTTTTGGATGAAACAATTTCTATTTCTGAATTTGAAGAATTTAGAGATTATATAAAACTTCAAAAAAATAATAGCGACGTAGTAAAAATTGTTCAGCAATACATTCTTAAAAACGAAAACGCTGAGGTAGTTTATGGGTGA
- a CDS encoding CYTH domain-containing protein, which produces MIEIERKFLVSSNEYVTEAQNKLRIVQGFLNTHPERTVRVRIMGKQGFLTVKGISNTSGTSRFEWEKEISVMEAASLLAICEKGIIDKNRYKVVVENHLFEVDEFLGDNQGLIVAEIELSSEDEKFVKPKWLGKEVTGEAKYYNSQLSQKPFKDW; this is translated from the coding sequence ATGATTGAAATAGAACGCAAATTTCTCGTAAGCTCTAACGAATATGTCACAGAGGCACAGAACAAATTACGCATTGTTCAGGGCTTTTTAAATACACATCCAGAACGAACAGTGCGTGTTCGTATCATGGGGAAGCAAGGATTTTTAACCGTAAAAGGAATTTCCAACACTTCTGGAACATCCCGTTTTGAATGGGAAAAAGAAATAAGCGTGATGGAAGCAGCCTCCTTATTAGCTATCTGTGAAAAAGGTATTATCGATAAAAACCGATATAAAGTTGTAGTAGAAAATCATCTTTTTGAAGTTGATGAATTTTTAGGGGATAACCAAGGCCTTATCGTTGCAGAAATAGAACTCTCTTCAGAAGACGAAAAATTTGTTAAGCCAAAATGGTTGGGAAAAGAAGTTACTGGAGAAGCCAAATATTACAACTCGCAACTGAGCCAGAAACCCTTTAAGGATTGGTAA
- the dinB gene encoding DNA polymerase IV encodes MQNSFPLKKIIHVDMDAFYASVEQMDNPELKGKPLAVGGSEKRGVVAAASYEARKFGVKSAMSGYLAKKNCPELIFVRPRFDRYKEISTKIRGIFLEYTDLVEPLSLDEAYLDVTENKKGNPSASNIAREIRQRILEEVGLTASAGISVNKFIAKVASDYNKPNGQKTVEPDDVLPFLENLEIRKFYGVGKVTTQKMYQLGIFTGKDLKLKSLEYLITHFGKSGSFYYNVVRGIHLSTVKPNRIPKSVGAERTFSENLSSEIFMLERLENIAIELERRLKKNKIAGKTITLKIKYSDFKLQTRSKTLDYFIADKSLILETAKELLYQENLNNSVRLLGISLANLNTEKTETDKTINKTVSVQLKFDF; translated from the coding sequence ATGCAAAATTCATTTCCCCTTAAAAAAATTATCCATGTCGACATGGATGCATTTTATGCGTCTGTAGAGCAAATGGATAATCCTGAGTTAAAGGGAAAGCCCTTAGCAGTTGGAGGAAGTGAGAAGCGGGGAGTGGTAGCTGCAGCAAGCTACGAAGCCCGTAAATTTGGTGTAAAAAGCGCCATGAGTGGCTACTTGGCCAAAAAAAATTGTCCAGAACTTATTTTTGTTCGTCCGCGTTTTGATCGATATAAAGAAATATCAACCAAGATTAGAGGTATTTTTTTGGAATATACCGATTTGGTGGAGCCGCTTTCTTTGGATGAAGCTTATCTCGACGTTACCGAAAATAAAAAGGGAAACCCGTCGGCCAGTAATATCGCTAGGGAAATTCGTCAGCGTATTTTAGAAGAGGTTGGGTTAACAGCTTCCGCAGGAATTTCAGTAAACAAATTTATTGCCAAAGTGGCAAGTGATTACAACAAACCAAACGGACAAAAAACCGTGGAGCCAGATGATGTATTGCCATTTTTGGAAAATTTGGAAATACGAAAATTCTATGGTGTTGGTAAAGTGACCACTCAAAAAATGTATCAGCTAGGTATTTTTACCGGAAAGGATCTAAAGTTGAAATCCTTAGAATATTTAATTACACATTTTGGTAAAAGTGGGTCTTTTTACTATAATGTGGTTCGAGGAATTCATTTAAGTACGGTAAAACCAAATCGCATACCAAAGTCGGTTGGGGCAGAAAGAACGTTTAGCGAAAACCTGAGCAGTGAAATTTTTATGCTGGAAAGATTGGAGAATATAGCTATAGAGCTTGAACGCCGACTTAAAAAGAATAAAATTGCTGGAAAAACAATTACACTAAAAATCAAGTATAGCGATTTTAAATTGCAGACGCGAAGTAAAACGCTTGATTATTTTATTGCGGATAAAAGTTTAATTCTAGAAACGGCAAAAGAATTGTTGTACCAAGAAAATTTAAATAACTCGGTGCGCTTACTGGGAATTTCTTTGGCCAATTTAAATACAGAAAAGACTGAAACGGATAAGACAATTAATAAAACAGTTTCGGTACAACTAAAATTCGATTTTTAA
- a CDS encoding hydroxypyruvate isomerase family protein — protein MQRRKFLHNTIKTTVGASVLSTGAFAFSTSSEKVKKNNFKLKYAPHIGMFKNLAGEDVVDQLNFMADNGFTAFEDNNMMKRSIKEQEAMAKVMEQRGMTMGVFVAHKIYWKEPNLANGDENLRTEFLTSIKEAVEVAKRVNAKWVTVVPGHVDLRLDLGYQTANVIESLKQASAILEPHGITMVLEPLNFRDHPGLFLKGSAQAFEICKAVGSPSCKILFDIYHQQITEGNLIPNIEACWDEIAYFQMGDNPGRKEPTTGEINYKNIFKYIHSKSFDGVLGMEHGNSISGREGELAVIEAYKKVDDF, from the coding sequence ATGCAAAGGAGAAAATTTCTTCATAATACCATAAAAACAACCGTAGGGGCTTCAGTATTAAGTACTGGAGCCTTTGCTTTTTCCACATCTTCAGAAAAAGTAAAAAAAAATAATTTTAAACTGAAATATGCCCCGCATATTGGCATGTTCAAGAACCTCGCAGGGGAAGATGTTGTAGATCAACTCAACTTTATGGCCGATAATGGCTTTACGGCTTTTGAAGATAATAATATGATGAAGCGCTCTATAAAAGAGCAAGAAGCCATGGCAAAGGTAATGGAGCAGCGCGGTATGACCATGGGGGTATTTGTGGCTCATAAAATTTACTGGAAAGAACCCAATCTCGCAAATGGTGATGAAAACCTAAGAACCGAATTTTTAACATCCATAAAAGAGGCCGTAGAGGTGGCTAAAAGGGTAAATGCTAAATGGGTAACCGTAGTACCAGGGCATGTAGATTTGCGTTTGGATCTAGGCTACCAAACCGCCAATGTAATAGAATCGTTAAAACAAGCATCTGCTATTTTAGAGCCACACGGCATTACCATGGTCTTAGAACCTTTAAATTTCAGGGATCATCCTGGCCTGTTTTTAAAGGGATCGGCCCAAGCTTTTGAAATATGTAAAGCCGTAGGCTCGCCATCGTGTAAAATTCTTTTTGATATCTACCATCAGCAGATTACTGAAGGAAATTTAATCCCAAACATAGAAGCGTGTTGGGATGAGATTGCTTATTTTCAAATGGGGGATAATCCCGGACGGAAAGAACCGACAACCGGGGAGATTAATTATAAGAATATCTTCAAATACATTCACAGTAAAAGTTTTGATGGAGTATTGGGAATGGAACATGGAAATTCTATTTCTGGTAGGGAAGGAGAATTAGCAGTGATTGAAGCGTATAAAAAAGTTGATGATTTTTGA
- a CDS encoding YciI family protein: MKILGYIFLVFGILSCETNSTNTTPEISSEGKAQQDTLTSILKIKERLNSEGFQTFDYVDEKSGDTILMQQYFIAFLKRGESRSQSKEEADSIQKLHLAHLGKMYEEGYADISGPFGDDGEIRGITIYNVPTLQMADSLANSDPAVKAGRLQIEIHPWWAAKGFPLR; encoded by the coding sequence ATGAAAATACTTGGCTATATTTTTTTAGTATTTGGAATATTGAGTTGCGAAACAAACTCAACGAATACAACACCCGAAATATCTTCGGAAGGGAAGGCACAACAAGACACCCTGACCTCTATTTTAAAAATTAAGGAACGTCTTAACAGTGAAGGTTTTCAAACTTTCGATTATGTAGATGAAAAATCTGGAGATACTATTTTAATGCAGCAATATTTTATTGCTTTTCTGAAAAGGGGAGAAAGCAGATCCCAAAGCAAAGAGGAAGCAGACAGTATTCAAAAATTGCATCTGGCTCATTTGGGGAAAATGTATGAAGAAGGTTATGCTGATATTTCAGGGCCTTTTGGCGATGATGGAGAGATCCGGGGAATTACCATTTACAATGTTCCAACTTTACAAATGGCAGATAGCTTGGCAAATTCTGATCCTGCAGTAAAAGCAGGCAGGCTTCAAATTGAAATCCATCCATGGTGGGCCGCTAAAGGCTTTCCTTTAAGATGA
- a CDS encoding MFS transporter, translated as MKNFLQFLKDYKQEISFGWGLTFLSSFGQTFLISLYVPEILKTFELSKGSFGSIYAICTVISSVIMLTVGHTVDHKPVKKVTAFTVLGLASSCFVLGFSHHHIALLFIAFTGMRLCGQGLLSHISFTVMSKYFSADRGKALSISSLGYSVGEALFPLAISTLILWYDYELAAMASGFFLLFYLIRLKFVKLKHFDANLDINKKASAGLLLGQFKEVISDKRFFIMMPASFSTGFISTAIFFYQYVFVEEKGWSLTLYASFFTAYAITRFVLSIAGGFWVDKYTAKRLFRIYLIPMCFGLLALAFIDSIVGALIFLILSGITVGVAGTVKTAVIAEIYGTKQMGTIRSLFTMFMVLSTALGPLIVGWMLDKDIPFSWVIFSLFLLMAIAQLNAQRIRKY; from the coding sequence TTGAAAAACTTCCTTCAGTTTTTAAAAGATTATAAGCAAGAAATTAGTTTTGGGTGGGGGCTTACTTTTTTATCGAGTTTCGGACAAACATTTTTAATTTCTTTATATGTTCCGGAGATATTGAAGACTTTTGAACTTTCTAAAGGGAGCTTTGGAAGTATTTACGCTATATGTACCGTAATTTCTTCTGTTATTATGCTAACCGTTGGACATACGGTAGATCATAAACCTGTTAAAAAAGTAACCGCTTTTACTGTTTTAGGGTTGGCATCTTCTTGTTTTGTTCTTGGTTTCTCACACCATCACATTGCTCTGTTATTTATTGCTTTTACTGGAATGCGCTTATGCGGTCAAGGCTTGTTGAGTCATATTAGTTTTACGGTAATGTCTAAGTATTTTTCCGCAGATAGAGGAAAAGCATTGAGTATCTCATCTTTGGGATACTCGGTCGGGGAGGCCTTATTTCCTTTGGCAATTTCCACGTTGATTTTGTGGTACGATTATGAATTGGCAGCAATGGCAAGTGGCTTCTTTCTATTATTTTATCTAATTAGGTTAAAATTTGTAAAACTGAAACATTTCGATGCCAATCTAGATATAAATAAAAAAGCTTCCGCAGGTTTGCTTTTAGGACAGTTTAAAGAAGTAATTAGCGACAAACGATTTTTTATAATGATGCCGGCGAGCTTTTCAACCGGATTTATTTCCACCGCTATTTTCTTTTATCAATATGTGTTTGTGGAAGAAAAGGGTTGGTCGCTTACCCTATATGCTTCATTCTTTACAGCTTACGCTATTACGAGATTTGTCCTGTCTATTGCAGGCGGATTTTGGGTAGATAAATATACGGCAAAAAGGCTTTTTAGAATCTATCTTATCCCTATGTGTTTTGGTTTGTTGGCTCTGGCTTTTATAGATAGTATAGTGGGTGCATTAATTTTCTTAATCCTCTCCGGAATTACCGTTGGTGTTGCAGGAACTGTTAAGACTGCGGTAATTGCTGAAATTTATGGAACTAAACAAATGGGCACCATAAGAAGTTTGTTTACTATGTTTATGGTTTTGAGCACCGCTTTAGGGCCGTTAATAGTTGGTTGGATGCTGGATAAAGATATTCCTTTTTCATGGGTGATATTTTCATTGTTTCTTCTGATGGCTATTGCACAACTAAACGCTCAAAGAATTAGAAAATATTAA
- a CDS encoding nucleoside-diphosphate sugar epimerase, with protein MSTKKTAIILGATGLTGGILLKKLLKDSRYEKIILFSRSSVNNAHSKIEEHLVDLFDLKLHHKKFIADEVYCCIGTTKSKTPDKSKYKAIDYGIPVAAAMLCEQNIIPTFTVISALGANPDSTIFYNRVKGKMEEEVLNLAIPNIYILQPSLISGKRNEKRTGEWIFKQLMKGLNYIMIGPLKKYKSVTPKTIVKAMIKLANGNYPSGRIENDKIKEIAQSK; from the coding sequence ATGAGCACTAAAAAAACAGCTATTATTTTAGGGGCAACCGGCCTTACAGGAGGCATTTTATTAAAAAAACTCCTTAAAGACAGTCGCTATGAAAAAATCATACTGTTTTCTAGAAGTTCAGTAAATAATGCACATTCGAAAATTGAAGAACATTTAGTGGATCTTTTTGATCTTAAACTACATCACAAAAAATTTATTGCCGACGAGGTTTATTGTTGCATCGGCACGACCAAATCTAAAACCCCAGATAAAAGCAAATACAAGGCCATAGATTACGGCATTCCCGTTGCCGCCGCCATGCTTTGCGAACAAAACATCATCCCAACTTTTACTGTTATTTCTGCACTGGGAGCCAATCCAGATAGTACGATATTTTACAATAGAGTAAAAGGAAAAATGGAAGAAGAGGTTTTAAATTTGGCTATCCCAAATATTTATATTCTCCAACCTTCATTAATAAGCGGTAAGCGAAATGAAAAACGAACAGGCGAATGGATTTTCAAACAATTAATGAAAGGTTTGAACTATATTATGATTGGCCCTTTAAAAAAATACAAATCGGTTACCCCAAAAACGATTGTAAAAGCAATGATTAAATTAGCCAATGGAAATTATCCATCTGGCAGGATTGAAAACGATAAAATAAAAGAAATCGCTCAAAGTAAATGA
- a CDS encoding APC family permease, producing the protein MSDKIGLKEAISIGIGGMVGGGIFAVLGLAVSLAKGGTPVAFLIAGIIALFTSYSYVKLSLAYPDRGGTVKFINEGFGKGVFSGGINNLLWVSYIIMLALYASAFGSYAPNLFKITGETSLDTHLYSSAIVIFATVINYYSIKIVGKIEDYAVIIKLFILIAFVVIGLYGLKDSSHLDQLAFSNWEKPLQLFTGGMVIFVAYEGFELIANSVSDLKNPEKNVPKAYFYAVSFVIFLYIIIAIVTVGSLAFSKIADAEDYVLAEAAKPMLGQAGFTIITVAALISTFSAINATLYGGSRVSYEIAADDELPHELTSSFWNQPIGLLITAVLTLVIVNLLELESISTAGSVGFLLIFAAVNLVGYKKASEINARKIITLIGFLLCCIASVTLIIQQYGANPLGISISLGIVLVCFLMEFIYKKYAGKSS; encoded by the coding sequence ATGAGCGATAAAATTGGATTAAAAGAGGCAATCTCTATCGGTATCGGTGGTATGGTAGGAGGTGGGATTTTCGCTGTCCTCGGTTTGGCTGTTTCTTTAGCCAAAGGAGGAACCCCCGTAGCCTTTTTAATAGCAGGAATTATCGCTTTGTTTACCTCATATAGTTATGTTAAGTTGTCCTTGGCATATCCAGACCGTGGAGGAACCGTAAAATTTATTAATGAAGGTTTTGGTAAGGGCGTTTTTAGCGGTGGCATTAATAATCTCCTCTGGGTAAGTTACATCATTATGCTGGCACTATACGCATCGGCCTTTGGTTCGTATGCGCCAAACCTCTTTAAAATTACAGGAGAGACTTCCTTAGACACCCATCTTTATTCCAGTGCGATAGTAATATTTGCTACTGTAATTAATTACTACAGCATTAAAATAGTTGGGAAAATAGAAGATTATGCGGTAATTATTAAACTTTTTATTTTAATTGCCTTTGTAGTTATTGGTCTCTACGGATTAAAGGACAGCTCGCACCTCGACCAATTGGCATTTTCCAATTGGGAAAAACCGCTGCAACTTTTTACAGGAGGAATGGTAATTTTTGTGGCTTATGAAGGTTTTGAGCTAATCGCCAATTCGGTTTCCGATCTTAAGAATCCTGAAAAGAATGTTCCAAAGGCATACTTTTATGCGGTATCGTTCGTCATATTTTTATATATCATCATAGCTATTGTTACCGTTGGCTCTCTTGCTTTTTCCAAAATAGCCGATGCCGAAGATTATGTATTGGCAGAAGCAGCCAAGCCCATGTTAGGGCAGGCCGGTTTTACTATAATTACCGTGGCAGCTTTAATTTCTACATTTTCGGCAATTAACGCCACGCTTTACGGAGGAAGCAGGGTAAGTTATGAAATTGCTGCAGACGACGAATTACCACATGAGCTTACAAGTTCTTTTTGGAACCAACCTATAGGATTATTAATAACAGCCGTATTAACGCTGGTTATTGTAAATTTATTGGAATTGGAAAGCATTTCGACTGCTGGTAGTGTAGGGTTTTTACTGATTTTTGCGGCAGTCAATTTGGTGGGATATAAAAAAGCATCAGAAATAAATGCCCGAAAAATAATTACACTAATAGGTTTCCTATTGTGTTGCATCGCTTCTGTAACGCTTATTATTCAGCAATATGGAGCGAACCCATTGGGGATAAGCATTTCTTTGGGAATTGTTTTGGTATGTTTTTTAATGGAGTTTATTTATAAGAAATACGCTGGTAAATCATCTTAA